Proteins found in one Tamandua tetradactyla isolate mTamTet1 chromosome 1, mTamTet1.pri, whole genome shotgun sequence genomic segment:
- the LOC143644180 gene encoding guanine nucleotide-binding protein G(s) subunit alpha isoform X6: MFDVGGQRDERRKWIQCFNDVTAIIFVVASSSYNMVIREDNQTNRLQEALNLFKSIWNNRWLRTISVILFLNKQDLLAEKVLAGKSKIEDYFPEFARYTTPEDATPEPGEDPRVTRAKYFIRDEFLRISTASGDGRHYCYPHFTCAVDTENIRRVFNDCRDIIQRMHLRQYELL; the protein is encoded by the exons ATGTTCGACGTGGGCGGCCAGCGTGATGAACGCCGCAAGTGGATCCAATGCTTCAATG ATGTGACTGCCATCATTTTCGTGGTAGCCAGCAGCAGCTACAACATGGTCATTCGGGAGGACAACCAGACCAACCGCCTGCAGGAGGCCCTGAACCTCTTCAAGAGCATCTGGAACAACAG ATGGCTGCGCACCATCTCTGTGATTCTGTTCCTCAACAAGCAAGATCTGCTCGCTGAGAAAGTCCTTGCTGGAAAATCGAAGATTGAGGACTACTTTCCAGAATTTGCTCGCTACACTACTCCTGAGGATG ctaCTCCCGAGCCCGGAGAGGACCCACGCGTGACCCGGGCCAAGTACTTTATCCGCGACGAATTCCTG AGAATCAGCACTGCCAGTGGGGATGGACGCCACTACTGCTACCCCCACTTCACTTGCGCTGTGGACACTGAGAACATTCGCCGCGTGTTCAACGATTGCCGCGACATCATTCAGCGCATGCACCTTCGTCAGTACGAGCTGCTCTAA